CAGATAAGGTACGTCCTGCCTTGATGGCTACCGGGGTCAGTTCCTTCTCACCAGTAACATCTCCAAGAGCATAGATACCATCTACAACTGTATTTTGATATTCATCCACTTGGATAAATCCACGTTGGTTGAGTGTGACGCCAGCCTTTTCTAACTCCAGACCGTCTACATTTGGACGGCGACCGGTAGCCCAGATAACTTGGCTGGCAGTATGACTAGAACCGTCTTCGAAATAAATGGTAATACCTTGCTCCGTTTCTTCGAGCTTGACGGGTACCTTATGTGTGTGTAAAGGTAGACCTGTTTTTTCCATTTCATTGACAAGTCCTTCAACGATGTAGCTGTCAAAACCACGCAAGGGACGATCACGACGGACAAACAAATCAGTTTTTACTCCTAGAGCGTGGAGAACACCTGCTAATTCAACGGCGATATAGCCAGCTCCAAGAATCGCAACAGATTCAGGAAGTTGCTCCCAAGCAAAGACATCGTCTGAGCTACCACCAAGTTCAGCTCCAGGGATAGTTGGAATGCTTGGACGAGCGCCAGTCGCAATCACGATATGTTTGGCACGAATCAATTCACCATTAACGCTGACCGTATGAGCATCAATGAAATGAGCACGACCTTCAATCAAATCAACACCGTTGCGCTTGAAACTTCCATCATAAGATGAGCGAGCACGGTCGATGTAGGCTTCACGATTTTGACGAAGTTTTGCGAAATCAAATTGAACATCTGAACTTGTAAAACCATAGTCAGGGCCGTAGTGGTTGAAGCTTTCAGCGATTTGCGCTCCATACCACATGATTTTTTTAGGAACACAGCCGACATTGACGCAGGTTCCACCTAATTTTTTCTCTTCGATAACAGCAGCTTTAGCACCGTGTTCACCAGCTCGGTTCATAGTGGCAATGCCGCCACTTCCTCCACCGATGGCGATGATATCATATTCTCTCATAGAAAACTCCTTATAGCTTTGATAGTCATATTCTATCGTTTTTATTTTTTGAATGCAAAAATCTGCTACGATAAAAAAATTATAAAAACGCTTGCCAAATTCAAAAAGATATTGTATTATATATCTAGCACAATAATCCAATAAACGAATACCGAACGAAATAATAATCCTGAACTGTCATTGTTTCTATCTGAACTGTCATTGTTTGGGCTTGGTATTTCTGATATAATGGTTTTTGTAAGGCAAAAGAATAAAGGAGCTTAAAAATGAAAAGAAATAAGAAGGCAAAAAAATGGCAATTATACACAGCGATTGGTGTTGCCAGTGCTATTGTTATCGGTGCTGCGGGGATTTTGATTTTTAGACAACCTTCCCAGTCAGCAGTCAAGGAGGAAACCCCTCATATCGTTACTGCTAAGGAAGGTTCTGTTGCTTCATCGGTTCTCTTGTCAGGTACAGTTACAGCAAAAAATGAACAATACGTTTATTTTGATGCTAGTAAGGGAGATTTAGATGAAATTCTCGTTTCAGTCGGGGACAAGGTCGAAGAAGGGCAAGCTTTGGTCAAATACAGCAGTGCAGATGCTCAAGCTGCCTATGATGCAGCCGATCGTGCAGTTGCAAAGGCAGATCGTCATATCGAGGAGTTAAACAAAGCTCGTGAAAATGCATCAGCTGCACCAGCTTCTCCACAGGTTCCAACAGAAGCTGGACTCCCAGAACAAGCGCAAGCAGCGACTTCTTCCGTATCTTCTATTGATTCTCAAATCAGTGATGCCAAGGATAACCGTGCAGATGCTGTGGCTCAGCTCAACAAGGCTCAAGCTCAGCTAGATGCTGCAACTGTCCTCAGTACACTTGAAGGGACTGTAGTTGAAGTTAATCGTAATGTTTCCAAATCACCAACGGGTAACAGCCAAGTGGTAGTACATGTCGTAAGTAATGAAAACTTGCAGGTCAAAGGGGAGTTGTCTGAATACAACCTTGCCAACCTCTCTGTAGGGCAAGAAGTTACCTTTACTTCTAAAGTGTATCAAGATAAGAGTTG
This genomic interval from Streptococcus oralis subsp. tigurinus contains the following:
- a CDS encoding efflux RND transporter periplasmic adaptor subunit, giving the protein MKRNKKAKKWQLYTAIGVASAIVIGAAGILIFRQPSQSAVKEETPHIVTAKEGSVASSVLLSGTVTAKNEQYVYFDASKGDLDEILVSVGDKVEEGQALVKYSSADAQAAYDAADRAVAKADRHIEELNKARENASAAPASPQVPTEAGLPEQAQAATSSVSSIDSQISDAKDNRADAVAQLNKAQAQLDAATVLSTLEGTVVEVNRNVSKSPTGNSQVVVHVVSNENLQVKGELSEYNLANLSVGQEVTFTSKVYQDKSWTGKISYISDYPKNNGEAANAALGGNTGSKYPYTVDVTSDIGELKQGFSVSVEVKNKSKAILVPLTSVVTENDKNYVWLLDDQKKAKKVEVTLGNADADNQEITSGVTDGAKVISNPTSSLEEGKEVKADEETN
- the gor gene encoding glutathione-disulfide reductase produces the protein MREYDIIAIGGGSGGIATMNRAGEHGAKAAVIEEKKLGGTCVNVGCVPKKIMWYGAQIAESFNHYGPDYGFTSSDVQFDFAKLRQNREAYIDRARSSYDGSFKRNGVDLIEGRAHFIDAHTVSVNGELIRAKHIVIATGARPSIPTIPGAELGGSSDDVFAWEQLPESVAILGAGYIAVELAGVLHALGVKTDLFVRRDRPLRGFDSYIVEGLVNEMEKTGLPLHTHKVPVKLEETEQGITIYFEDGSSHTASQVIWATGRRPNVDGLELEKAGVTLNQRGFIQVDEYQNTVVDGIYALGDVTGEKELTPVAIKAGRTLSERLFNGKTNAKMDYTTIPTVVFSHPAIGTVGLTEDQAIKEYGQDNIKVYKSSFASMYSAVTNHRQESRFKLITAGADEKVVGLHGLGYGVDEMIQGFAVAIKMGATKADFDATVAIHPTASEEFVTMR